From Streptomyces sp. HUAS MG91, the proteins below share one genomic window:
- a CDS encoding TIGR01777 family oxidoreductase, protein MTRIAVAGASGLIGSALVRSLAGDGHEVLRLVRRAPRAADEVRWDPKGGDVDTARLAGCEAIVNLAGAGVGDHRWTAAYKKEIRDSRVLGTTVLAEAAAALPEPPRVFLNGSAVGYYGDTGARAVDESAAAGDGFLPGVCVEWEAATAPAHQAGIRTVLARTGLVVSRDGGAWGKLFPLFKAGLGGRLGDGRQYWSYIALHDHVAALRHLLETESVAGPVNLTAPHPATNREVTAAMGRVLRRPALFPVPAPVLRTVLGEMAGDVLGSTRAVPTRLLESGFDFAFPGLEDAIRAA, encoded by the coding sequence ATGACACGTATCGCGGTGGCAGGTGCCTCAGGGCTCATCGGCTCGGCCCTCGTCCGTTCCCTGGCCGGTGACGGGCACGAGGTGCTGCGTCTGGTGCGGCGGGCGCCCCGAGCGGCCGACGAGGTCCGCTGGGACCCCAAGGGCGGTGACGTCGACACGGCCCGGCTGGCCGGGTGCGAGGCGATCGTCAACCTCGCGGGGGCCGGCGTCGGCGACCACCGGTGGACGGCGGCGTACAAGAAGGAGATCCGGGACAGCCGGGTCCTGGGCACGACCGTGCTCGCCGAGGCGGCGGCCGCGCTGCCCGAGCCGCCCCGCGTCTTCCTCAACGGCAGCGCCGTCGGCTACTACGGCGACACCGGGGCGCGGGCCGTCGACGAGAGCGCGGCGGCCGGGGACGGGTTCCTGCCCGGGGTGTGCGTGGAGTGGGAGGCCGCCACGGCCCCCGCCCATCAGGCCGGGATCCGCACCGTGCTGGCCCGGACCGGGCTGGTCGTCTCCCGGGACGGCGGGGCCTGGGGCAAGCTCTTCCCGCTGTTCAAGGCGGGGCTCGGGGGGCGGCTCGGGGACGGGCGGCAGTACTGGTCGTACATCGCGCTGCACGATCATGTCGCGGCGCTGCGGCATCTTCTGGAGACGGAGTCCGTGGCCGGGCCGGTGAATCTGACGGCGCCGCATCCGGCCACCAACCGGGAGGTGACCGCGGCCATGGGGCGGGTGCTGCGGCGGCCCGCGCTCTTTCCCGTCCCGGCGCCGGTGCTCCGCACGGTGCTGGGTGAAATGGCGGGGGACGTCCTCGGCTCGACCCGCGCCGTCCCGACCCGACTCCTGGAATCCGGGTTCGACTTCGCGTTCCCGGGACTCGAGGACGCCATCCGGGCCGCGTGA
- a CDS encoding GNAT family N-acetyltransferase, translating to MSQPQPRIRFAAQDDDDALGRLDRATWSPLHAVTPPARPPYAPFFSERFGPRDHIVAELDGTLVGYVRLGYPTGLPANAHVRQIQGLAVADAARGRGVGRVLVRAAIGEARRQGARRITLRVLGHNAPARALYASEGFAVEGVLPEEFLLDGAYVDDVFMGRTL from the coding sequence ATGTCTCAGCCACAGCCTCGGATACGTTTCGCCGCCCAGGACGACGACGACGCGCTCGGCCGTCTCGACCGCGCGACGTGGTCTCCCCTGCACGCGGTGACGCCCCCGGCGCGGCCGCCCTATGCGCCGTTCTTCTCCGAGCGGTTCGGCCCGCGGGACCACATCGTGGCGGAGCTGGACGGCACCCTGGTGGGCTACGTACGCCTCGGTTACCCCACCGGGCTTCCGGCGAACGCGCACGTCCGGCAGATCCAGGGGCTCGCCGTCGCCGACGCGGCGCGCGGCCGGGGCGTGGGCAGGGTGCTGGTGCGGGCGGCGATCGGCGAGGCGCGGCGGCAGGGCGCGCGCAGGATCACGCTGCGGGTCCTCGGCCACAACGCTCCGGCCCGGGCGCTGTACGCGTCGGAGGGCTTCGCCGTCGAGGGCGTGCTGCCCGAGGAGTTCCTGCTGGACGGCGCGTACGTGGACGACGTTTTCATGGGCCGCACCCTTTAG
- a CDS encoding peptidoglycan recognition protein encodes MRRVLCCLPGGLALGLLVLCAVGADRTGPAPPPRAEAGAVMPAAALPVRARAGAGGAHTSAAPRIVPRDRWLARADTYRRDPVRYGDRVEAVFIHHTDSPNGYDCADTPRIIRYLYAGQAGGRAWDDIGYNFLVDRCGTVYEGRAGGADRPVVGAHTQGFNQNTAGIAAIGTFTEGTPVPRAMTDAIAAVAAWKLGLSGVDPRSTAHLVSSNSHSRFPAGSTADFLAVSGHRDGYETFCPGLALMAELPAIREHAARLQGRA; translated from the coding sequence CTGCGAAGGGTGCTGTGCTGTCTGCCCGGGGGCCTGGCCCTCGGGCTGCTCGTGCTGTGCGCCGTCGGCGCCGACCGGACCGGCCCCGCGCCGCCGCCCCGGGCCGAGGCGGGCGCGGTGATGCCGGCGGCCGCGCTGCCGGTGCGGGCCCGCGCGGGCGCCGGCGGGGCCCACACGAGCGCGGCGCCGCGGATCGTGCCGCGCGACCGGTGGCTCGCGCGGGCGGACACCTACCGGCGCGACCCCGTCCGCTACGGCGACCGCGTCGAGGCGGTCTTCATCCACCACACCGACTCGCCGAACGGCTACGACTGCGCCGACACCCCGCGCATCATCCGCTACCTGTACGCGGGCCAGGCGGGCGGCAGGGCGTGGGACGACATCGGCTACAACTTCCTCGTCGACCGCTGCGGCACCGTCTACGAGGGCCGGGCGGGCGGCGCCGACCGGCCCGTCGTCGGCGCCCACACCCAGGGCTTCAACCAGAACACCGCCGGGATCGCCGCCATCGGTACCTTCACCGAGGGCACACCGGTGCCGCGCGCCATGACCGACGCGATCGCCGCCGTCGCCGCGTGGAAGCTGGGCCTGTCCGGGGTCGACCCGCGCTCCACGGCGCACCTGGTCTCCAGCAACAGCCACAGCCGCTTCCCCGCGGGCAGCACCGCCGACTTCCTGGCGGTCTCCGGGCACCGGGACGGCTACGAGACGTTCTGCCCGGGCCTGGCCCTGATGGCGGAGCTGCCCGCGATCCGCGAACACGCCGCCCGCCTCCAGGGCCGCGCCTGA
- a CDS encoding MarP family serine protease: MDLHLHVLDVALIVVAVAYAASGYRRGLLAGCVSLAGFVGGAAVGVWLLPFLMDTVTPGTSGATVVAVLTVLLPALAGHALAGLLAARVRFGMDRAPGPLRVADGIGGAAAGTVAVLVVAWVAGSVLASSSSTALNQAIRGSSVLGAVQDAMPSTTPAWFSRASGALTSAGFPQVFDPFSHEPSAEVAEPSGDSVTAAATRAATRSTVKVEGASGTQGREGSGFVYASRHVMTNAHVVAGIDDPTVRVGGVGRPYAARVVFFDPDKDVAVLYVPGLDAPVLKFDGGAARGDAAVVAGYPQNGGLDLQAATVADTIDAAGQDIYGQGSVTREIYSIRSTVRPGNSGGPLLTTSGEVYGVVFARSTTDGGTGYVLTAGEVAGDAARAASATAPVDTGSLVSS, translated from the coding sequence ATGGACCTGCACCTCCACGTACTCGATGTGGCGCTGATCGTGGTGGCCGTGGCCTACGCGGCCTCCGGTTACCGCCGCGGCCTGCTCGCGGGCTGTGTGTCGCTGGCCGGGTTCGTCGGGGGCGCCGCCGTCGGGGTGTGGCTGCTGCCGTTCCTGATGGACACCGTCACGCCCGGCACGTCGGGGGCGACGGTCGTCGCGGTGCTCACGGTGCTGCTGCCCGCGCTGGCGGGCCATGCGCTGGCGGGGCTGCTCGCGGCGCGCGTGCGCTTCGGGATGGACCGGGCGCCGGGTCCGCTGCGGGTGGCGGACGGGATCGGCGGGGCCGCGGCCGGCACCGTCGCCGTGCTGGTCGTGGCATGGGTGGCGGGCAGCGTCCTGGCGTCGTCGTCCTCGACGGCCCTGAACCAGGCGATCCGCGGCTCGTCGGTGCTCGGCGCCGTGCAGGACGCGATGCCGTCGACGACGCCGGCCTGGTTCTCGCGGGCCAGCGGGGCGCTCACCTCGGCCGGTTTCCCGCAGGTCTTCGACCCGTTCTCGCACGAGCCGTCCGCCGAGGTCGCCGAGCCCTCCGGGGACAGCGTCACGGCCGCCGCGACCCGGGCCGCGACCCGCAGCACCGTCAAGGTGGAGGGCGCCTCGGGCACCCAGGGCCGCGAGGGCAGCGGTTTCGTGTACGCCTCGCGGCACGTGATGACCAACGCGCACGTGGTGGCCGGCATCGACGATCCGACGGTCCGGGTGGGCGGGGTCGGCCGGCCGTACGCGGCGCGGGTGGTGTTCTTCGACCCGGACAAGGACGTGGCGGTGCTGTACGTGCCCGGGCTCGACGCCCCCGTCCTGAAGTTCGACGGCGGCGCGGCGCGGGGCGATGCCGCCGTGGTCGCCGGGTATCCGCAGAACGGCGGGCTGGATCTGCAGGCGGCGACGGTCGCCGACACCATCGACGCCGCCGGGCAGGACATCTACGGGCAGGGCAGCGTCACCCGCGAGATCTACTCGATCCGGTCCACGGTGCGGCCGGGGAACTCGGGCGGGCCGCTGCTCACCACCTCCGGTGAGGTGTACGGGGTCGTGTTCGCGCGGTCCACCACGGATGGCGGGACCGGGTATGTGCTGACCGCCGGTGAGGTGGCGGGGGACGCGGCGCGGGCCGCTTCCGCGACGGCGCCGGTGGACACCGGTTCCCTGGTGTCGTCGTAG
- a CDS encoding SDR family NAD(P)-dependent oxidoreductase, whose translation MNRYEGRRALITGGGSGIGQATVLRMLAEGGTVVAADVSEAGLADTVAKAGADAGRLTTVVVNIADEASVREGVAAALGALGGLDVLVNAAGILRSSHTHETSLADFNQVVAVNLTGTFLMIRETVPALLRSDCAAVVNFSSTSALFAHPYMAAYAASKGGIQSMTHALAAEYSKQGIRFTAVQPGSISSGMTDGSGESKQSQGPGLPADTDWSLFAKLSPALGDGGFAGPDAVAGVVAMLASDDGRFITGTEVRIDGGTHY comes from the coding sequence ATGAACCGTTACGAAGGCCGCCGCGCGCTGATCACCGGCGGTGGCTCGGGCATCGGCCAGGCCACCGTGCTGCGCATGCTGGCGGAGGGCGGCACGGTCGTCGCCGCCGACGTCAGCGAGGCCGGCCTCGCCGACACCGTCGCCAAGGCGGGCGCCGACGCCGGGCGGCTCACCACGGTCGTCGTGAACATCGCCGACGAGGCGTCCGTACGCGAGGGCGTCGCCGCCGCGCTGGGCGCGCTCGGCGGCCTCGACGTGCTGGTCAACGCGGCCGGCATCCTGCGCTCCTCGCACACCCACGAGACGTCGCTCGCCGACTTCAACCAGGTGGTCGCCGTCAATCTGACCGGCACCTTCCTGATGATCCGCGAGACCGTCCCGGCGCTCCTCCGGAGCGACTGCGCCGCCGTCGTGAACTTCAGCTCCACGTCCGCGCTGTTCGCCCACCCGTACATGGCGGCCTACGCGGCCAGCAAGGGCGGCATCCAGTCCATGACGCACGCGCTGGCCGCCGAGTACAGCAAGCAGGGCATCCGGTTCACCGCCGTGCAGCCCGGCTCCATCTCCTCCGGCATGACGGACGGCTCCGGCGAGAGCAAGCAGAGCCAGGGGCCCGGGCTGCCCGCCGACACCGACTGGAGCCTCTTCGCGAAGCTGTCGCCCGCGCTGGGGGACGGGGGGTTCGCCGGGCCCGACGCGGTGGCCGGGGTTGTCGCGATGCTGGCCTCCGACGACGGCCGCTTCATCACGGGCACCGAGGTCCGCATCGACGGCGGCACGCACTACTGA
- a CDS encoding TetR family transcriptional regulator, producing the protein MSRPVNPPLSLTERRKAATQLDIAHAAAELFTEQGPDGTTAEEIAGRAGVALRTFYRYFRNKQDAVAPLLSTGGAQWRELLAATEPGTPLPQALEAAAVASLSQPGEAAAEALRWTRGLLRAAQDDPALRAVWYRVNQESEEQLLPIVTRLVGPGTDDLELRLIAAAATDAIRVSLEVWAPSDAGTSGPGSPADLVARALRNTGNRAISRTKAAGASTE; encoded by the coding sequence GTGAGCCGACCCGTGAACCCGCCCCTCTCGCTGACCGAGCGCCGCAAGGCCGCGACCCAGCTCGACATCGCGCACGCCGCCGCCGAACTCTTCACCGAGCAGGGTCCCGACGGCACGACGGCGGAGGAGATCGCGGGCCGCGCCGGGGTCGCGCTGCGCACCTTCTACCGGTACTTCCGCAACAAGCAGGACGCGGTGGCGCCGCTGCTCTCCACCGGCGGCGCCCAGTGGCGCGAGCTGCTGGCCGCCACCGAACCCGGGACGCCGCTCCCGCAGGCCCTGGAGGCCGCGGCGGTGGCCTCGCTGTCGCAGCCCGGCGAGGCGGCGGCCGAGGCGCTGCGCTGGACCCGGGGGCTGCTGCGGGCGGCGCAGGACGATCCGGCCCTGCGCGCCGTCTGGTACCGGGTCAACCAGGAGTCCGAGGAGCAGTTGCTGCCCATCGTGACCCGGCTCGTGGGCCCCGGCACGGACGACCTGGAACTGCGCCTGATCGCGGCCGCCGCGACGGATGCCATCCGGGTGTCGCTGGAGGTCTGGGCCCCGTCGGACGCCGGGACCTCGGGCCCCGGCTCCCCCGCCGACCTGGTGGCCCGCGCCCTGAGGAACACGGGGAACCGCGCGATCAGCCGGACGAAGGCCGCGGGCGCCTCGACCGAGTGA
- a CDS encoding NAD(P)/FAD-dependent oxidoreductase codes for MLEPAHAAAGTVVVVGAGVSGLSVAQHLTRAGVRTLVLEAGSGVGGRMSTEKVDGFRLDRIGRLLSTSYPELRHTPGLDGLVLRPFSPGVLVHSEGRNHRAGEPTGTRRARGALNAARALASAPRPVRGARPPLGGPLDHARLGAALARIAATEPARLLARPELPVGRALSERGLSSRTVHGVLRPLLSALLCDPGLTTSSRCAELALHAYANGRLAVPEGGADALPELLAAGLPPGTVRTGVRVTAVAANRITTAEHGEFPCRGVVLATDAAAAAELLPGLRVPRFHEVTVVHHAAPEPPLAEPALLLDADRLGPVAHTAVISQVDPSRAPAGRALVSSTVLGPPPGDGELRTQLAVLYGTSTRHWETLAVHHDAHAVPAMPAPHDPRRPVRLLDGLYVCGDHRDTSTVQGALHSGRRAARAVLADLGAAAAPASEREATVGEAA; via the coding sequence GTGCTCGAGCCCGCACACGCAGCAGCAGGAACCGTCGTCGTCGTGGGAGCCGGGGTGTCCGGGCTCTCGGTGGCCCAGCACCTGACCAGGGCGGGTGTGAGGACCCTGGTCCTGGAGGCCGGATCCGGCGTCGGTGGCCGCATGTCCACGGAGAAGGTCGACGGATTCCGGCTCGACCGGATCGGGCGGCTGCTCTCCACCTCGTACCCGGAACTGCGCCACACGCCCGGCCTGGACGGCCTCGTGCTGCGCCCCTTCTCCCCCGGTGTGCTGGTGCACAGCGAGGGCCGCAACCACCGCGCCGGAGAACCGACCGGCACCCGGCGCGCGAGGGGCGCGCTGAACGCGGCACGCGCCCTGGCGAGCGCCCCCCGTCCGGTGCGGGGCGCCAGACCGCCGCTGGGCGGCCCGCTCGACCACGCGCGGCTCGGCGCCGCGCTGGCCCGGATCGCCGCGACCGAGCCCGCCCGCCTGCTGGCCCGGCCCGAACTGCCCGTGGGACGCGCCCTGTCGGAGCGCGGCCTGTCCTCCAGAACGGTGCACGGCGTCCTGCGGCCGCTGCTGTCGGCCCTGCTCTGCGACCCGGGTCTGACGACGTCCAGCAGATGCGCCGAGCTGGCCCTGCACGCGTACGCGAACGGCCGCCTCGCGGTGCCCGAGGGCGGCGCGGACGCCCTGCCCGAGCTGCTCGCGGCCGGGCTGCCGCCGGGCACCGTGCGCACGGGGGTCCGGGTCACCGCCGTCGCCGCGAACCGGATCACCACCGCCGAGCACGGTGAGTTCCCGTGCCGCGGGGTGGTGCTGGCGACCGACGCGGCCGCCGCCGCGGAGCTCCTGCCGGGGCTGCGCGTGCCCCGTTTCCACGAGGTCACCGTGGTGCACCACGCGGCGCCCGAGCCGCCGCTCGCCGAACCGGCGCTGCTGCTCGACGCGGACCGGCTCGGGCCCGTCGCGCACACCGCCGTGATCAGCCAGGTGGACCCGAGCCGCGCCCCGGCCGGACGCGCGCTGGTCTCCTCGACGGTGCTCGGGCCGCCGCCCGGCGACGGCGAGCTGCGCACCCAGCTCGCCGTGCTCTACGGCACGTCGACCCGGCACTGGGAGACCCTCGCCGTGCACCACGACGCGCACGCCGTGCCCGCGATGCCCGCCCCGCACGACCCGCGCCGCCCGGTGCGCCTGCTCGACGGCCTGTACGTGTGCGGGGACCACCGGGACACCAGCACCGTGCAGGGCGCGCTGCACTCGGGGCGGCGGGCCGCACGCGCGGTCCTGGCCGACCTGGGCGCGGCGGCGGCCCCGGCGTCCGAGAGGGAGGCCACGGTGGGCGAAGCCGCTTGA
- a CDS encoding regulator: MTERPPQRTPNRQLAALIAEAGFSNAGLARRVDQLGLEHGLDLRYDKTSVTRWLRGQQPRGTTPALIAEVFTRRLGRRLSAQDLGLDACAPVYAGLEFAGSPEEAVDIVSGLWRKDSGSHVELRKIAFTPAGLVVPSRDWLIGRADDRVGRGEMPPRVPLQGRPGAVPRQRTQTERGPGQRVTGGDIAALRSVGELFRALDHAYGGGHARQALVRYLEHEAEPMLRGTYGEQTGRRLFDAVADLTRLAGWTSYDIAAHGLAQRYFVQALRLAQAAADRMYGSYVLVTMSRQAVYLGHGREAVQLARVAQQGVGTSAPPAVQAMLHSVEARGHGVLGEVRACTSSLVRAERALDAVRPGDEVPHWARFFDEAQMADEFGHCYRDLQQYRAAAQHAERSLQLRSPGYARSRLFCRVVLASARLGLGELDSACALGAEAAAAAADMRSVRAHEYVREFERRLEPYRDAGPVRGYRDKVAALG; this comes from the coding sequence ATGACGGAACGACCTCCGCAGCGCACCCCGAACCGCCAGCTCGCCGCGCTCATCGCGGAGGCGGGTTTCTCCAATGCGGGGCTCGCGCGCCGCGTGGACCAGCTAGGGCTGGAACACGGTCTCGATCTGCGCTACGACAAGACCTCGGTGACCAGATGGCTGCGCGGGCAGCAGCCGCGGGGGACCACGCCCGCACTGATCGCCGAGGTGTTCACCCGGCGGCTCGGCCGCCGCCTCTCCGCCCAGGACCTCGGACTCGACGCCTGCGCGCCCGTGTACGCGGGCCTGGAGTTCGCCGGCTCGCCCGAGGAGGCCGTCGACATCGTCAGCGGCCTGTGGCGCAAGGACTCCGGCAGCCATGTCGAACTGCGCAAGATCGCCTTCACCCCGGCCGGGCTCGTGGTGCCCAGCCGGGACTGGCTGATCGGCCGCGCCGACGACCGGGTGGGCCGGGGCGAGATGCCGCCCCGGGTCCCGCTCCAGGGCCGGCCCGGCGCGGTGCCCCGCCAGCGCACCCAGACCGAGCGCGGGCCCGGCCAGCGGGTGACCGGCGGCGACATCGCGGCGCTGCGCTCGGTCGGCGAGCTGTTCCGCGCCCTCGACCACGCCTACGGCGGCGGGCACGCCCGGCAGGCCCTCGTCCGGTACCTGGAGCACGAGGCCGAGCCGATGCTGCGCGGGACCTACGGCGAGCAGACCGGGCGGCGCCTCTTCGACGCCGTCGCCGATCTGACCCGGCTCGCGGGCTGGACCTCGTACGACATCGCGGCCCACGGTCTCGCCCAGCGCTACTTCGTGCAGGCGCTGCGGCTCGCCCAGGCCGCCGCCGACCGGATGTACGGCTCGTACGTCCTGGTCACCATGAGCCGCCAGGCCGTGTACCTCGGGCACGGGCGGGAGGCCGTGCAGCTCGCGCGGGTCGCCCAGCAGGGGGTGGGCACCTCGGCGCCCCCGGCGGTCCAGGCCATGCTGCACTCCGTGGAGGCGCGCGGGCACGGCGTCCTCGGCGAGGTGCGGGCCTGCACGTCCTCGCTCGTACGGGCCGAGCGGGCGCTCGACGCGGTGCGGCCCGGCGACGAGGTCCCGCACTGGGCGCGCTTCTTCGACGAAGCGCAGATGGCGGACGAGTTCGGGCACTGCTACCGCGACCTCCAGCAGTACCGGGCGGCCGCCCAGCACGCGGAGCGGTCGCTGCAGCTGCGCTCGCCGGGATACGCGCGCAGCCGGCTGTTCTGCCGGGTGGTGCTCGCCTCGGCGCGGCTCGGGCTCGGCGAGCTGGACTCGGCGTGCGCGCTGGGCGCGGAGGCGGCCGCCGCTGCCGCCGACATGCGCTCGGTGCGGGCCCACGAGTACGTGCGCGAGTTCGAGCGGCGTCTGGAGCCGTACCGGGACGCCGGGCCCGTGCGCGGCTACCGGGACAAGGTCGCCGCGCTCGGCTGA
- a CDS encoding 5-carboxymethyl-2-hydroxymuconate delta isomerase, translating into MPHIDIDYSDRLVGRDGGLDVSALVAELHPLVVDRVRSVGVGKTFARPSASYVDGEAAPFVHVSVGLLPGRPQAVKNALSDDVLTLLDKHLSAVPGVTYSVEVRDLDASYRLYPTH; encoded by the coding sequence GTGCCTCATATCGACATCGACTACTCCGACCGTCTCGTCGGCAGGGACGGCGGCCTCGACGTATCCGCCCTGGTGGCGGAGTTGCACCCGCTCGTCGTCGACCGGGTCCGCTCGGTCGGGGTCGGCAAGACGTTCGCACGGCCCTCGGCCTCGTACGTGGACGGGGAGGCGGCCCCCTTCGTGCATGTGTCGGTCGGCCTGCTGCCCGGCCGTCCACAGGCTGTCAAGAACGCCCTCTCCGACGACGTACTGACCCTCCTCGACAAGCACCTGTCCGCGGTCCCCGGGGTGACGTACTCGGTCGAGGTGCGCGATCTGGACGCCTCGTACCGCCTCTACCCGACCCATTGA
- the lipB gene encoding lipoyl(octanoyl) transferase LipB: MSEFRFVRLGFGADMVEYQVAWDEQRRVHAARFADEVPDTCLLLEHPPVYTAGRRTAPEERPLDGTPVIDVDRGGKITWHGPGQLVGYPIQKLPRPVDVVAHLRRLEDAMIAVCAEFGIEAARVEGRAGVWVLGDPIERRTNLGGLSLDFDPRLSSEDEEFDHRLVGPEYAPSNAGQRHEDRKICAMGIRVAKGVTMHGFALNVNPDTSNFDKIIPCGIRDAGVTSLSHELGREVTMDEVLPVAEKHLQRVLGGADLKPRLVENAEKATA; this comes from the coding sequence GTGAGTGAGTTCCGGTTCGTCCGGCTGGGGTTCGGTGCGGACATGGTCGAGTACCAGGTCGCCTGGGACGAGCAGCGCCGGGTGCACGCCGCCCGGTTCGCCGACGAGGTCCCCGACACCTGTCTGCTCCTGGAACACCCGCCGGTCTACACCGCGGGCCGGCGCACCGCCCCCGAGGAGCGCCCGCTGGACGGCACCCCGGTCATCGACGTGGACCGCGGCGGCAAGATCACCTGGCACGGCCCGGGCCAGCTCGTCGGCTACCCGATCCAGAAGCTGCCGCGCCCGGTGGACGTGGTCGCGCACCTGCGCCGGCTGGAGGACGCGATGATCGCGGTCTGCGCCGAGTTCGGCATCGAGGCGGCCCGGGTCGAGGGCCGGGCGGGCGTCTGGGTTCTCGGCGACCCGATCGAGCGGCGGACGAACCTCGGCGGCCTGTCCCTCGACTTCGACCCGCGCCTGAGCAGCGAGGACGAGGAGTTCGACCACCGTCTGGTCGGCCCCGAGTACGCGCCGTCGAACGCCGGCCAGCGCCACGAGGACCGCAAGATCTGCGCGATGGGCATCCGGGTCGCCAAGGGCGTCACGATGCACGGCTTCGCGCTGAACGTGAATCCGGACACCTCGAACTTCGACAAGATCATCCCGTGCGGCATCCGGGACGCGGGCGTCACCTCGCTCAGTCACGAGCTGGGCCGCGAGGTCACCATGGACGAGGTGCTGCCGGTCGCGGAGAAGCACCTCCAGCGCGTACTGGGCGGAGCGGACCTCAAGCCGCGCCTCGTCGAGAACGCGGAGAAGGCCACCGCCTGA
- the lipA gene encoding lipoyl synthase, translating into MSAVAPDGRKMLRLEVRNAQTPIERKPEWIKTRAKMGPEYTKMQNLVKSEGLHTVCQEAGCPNIYECWEDREATFLIGGDQCTRRCDFCQIDTGKPEALDRDEPRRVGESVVTMDLNYATITGVARDDLEDGGAWLYAETVRQIHAQTAERAEGRTKVELLAPDFNAEPEQLAEVFSSRPEVFAHNVETVPRIFKRIRPGFRYERSLKVITEAREFGLVTKSNLILGMGETREEVSEALRQLHDAGCELITITQYLRPSVRHHPVERWVKPAEFVELKDEAEQIGFSGVMSGPLVRSSYRAGRLYQMAIEKRGAYIASQAV; encoded by the coding sequence GTGTCCGCAGTCGCACCCGACGGACGCAAGATGCTGCGCCTGGAGGTCCGCAACGCCCAGACCCCCATCGAGCGCAAGCCCGAGTGGATCAAGACCCGGGCGAAAATGGGCCCCGAGTACACGAAGATGCAGAATCTCGTGAAGTCCGAGGGCCTGCACACGGTCTGCCAGGAGGCGGGCTGTCCCAACATCTACGAGTGCTGGGAGGACCGCGAGGCCACGTTCCTCATCGGCGGCGACCAGTGCACGCGCCGGTGCGACTTCTGCCAGATCGACACCGGCAAGCCCGAGGCCCTCGACCGCGACGAGCCGCGCCGCGTGGGTGAGTCCGTCGTCACGATGGACCTGAACTACGCCACGATCACCGGCGTCGCCCGCGACGACCTGGAGGACGGCGGCGCCTGGCTGTACGCGGAGACGGTCCGCCAGATCCACGCGCAGACCGCCGAGCGCGCCGAGGGCCGCACGAAGGTCGAGCTGCTGGCCCCCGACTTCAACGCGGAGCCCGAGCAGCTGGCCGAGGTCTTCTCGTCCCGCCCCGAGGTCTTCGCGCACAACGTGGAGACGGTGCCGCGCATCTTCAAGCGCATCCGCCCCGGCTTCCGCTACGAGCGTTCGCTGAAGGTCATCACCGAGGCGCGCGAGTTCGGCCTGGTCACCAAGTCGAACCTGATCCTCGGCATGGGCGAGACCCGCGAGGAGGTCTCCGAGGCGCTGCGCCAGCTGCACGACGCCGGCTGCGAGCTGATCACCATCACTCAGTACCTGCGGCCGTCCGTGCGGCACCACCCCGTGGAGCGCTGGGTCAAGCCGGCCGAGTTCGTGGAGCTGAAGGACGAGGCCGAGCAGATCGGCTTCTCCGGCGTGATGTCGGGCCCGCTGGTCCGCTCCTCGTACCGCGCCGGGCGCCTGTACCAGATGGCCATCGAGAAGCGCGGCGCCTACATCGCCTCTCAGGCGGTCTGA
- a CDS encoding DUF4191 domain-containing protein: MARKDTAADAANPGRLKQIALTYKMTSKADPKIGLVLAAVGIVTFGVLLAIGFLIGHPIYLGILGLLLAFLAMAIVFGRRAERAAFGQMEGQPGAAAAVLDNIGRGWTTTPAVAMNRSQDVVHRAVGKAGIVLVAEGNPNRVKSLLAAEKRKMARIVADVPVHDIMVGNGEGQTPLKKLRTTMLKLPRVLNGPQVTSTNDRLRAMGDLMSNMPLPKGPMPKGMRMPKGGGKMR, encoded by the coding sequence ATGGCGAGGAAGGACACGGCAGCGGACGCTGCGAATCCAGGGCGACTCAAGCAGATCGCTCTGACCTACAAGATGACCAGCAAGGCCGACCCCAAGATCGGTCTTGTACTCGCGGCTGTGGGAATCGTCACCTTCGGTGTCCTTCTCGCGATCGGCTTCTTGATCGGTCACCCCATCTATCTCGGAATTCTCGGCCTCCTGCTCGCCTTCCTCGCGATGGCGATCGTCTTCGGGCGCCGTGCCGAGCGAGCGGCCTTCGGCCAGATGGAGGGCCAGCCCGGAGCGGCGGCCGCGGTGCTCGACAACATCGGCCGCGGCTGGACGACGACCCCGGCGGTCGCGATGAACCGGAGCCAGGACGTCGTGCACCGCGCGGTCGGCAAGGCCGGCATCGTGCTCGTCGCGGAGGGCAACCCGAACCGGGTGAAGTCGCTGCTCGCGGCCGAGAAGCGGAAGATGGCCCGCATCGTGGCGGACGTCCCGGTGCACGACATCATGGTGGGCAACGGCGAGGGCCAGACCCCGCTGAAGAAGCTCCGCACCACCATGCTGAAGCTGCCGCGCGTGCTGAACGGCCCGCAGGTGACGTCGACCAACGACCGGCTGCGCGCCATGGGCGACCTGATGTCGAACATGCCCCTCCCGAAGGGCCCGATGCCCAAGGGGATGCGGATGCCTAAGGGTGGCGGCAAGATGCGGTGA